cattaAAATCAATGTTATCCCGTTTTTTCAAAGAATAGAGACTCACCAGTTCCCTGAGGCTCCAGGTTGCCCTTCCCATCCAGGTACGACACATTCACTGacatgaaaaaagaagaaaacggGAGAAATTACCTTTAAGACATATACACCATGGATTTTCAGCAGCATATATTATTGAATTGGTTTGTAGTTAGTCCAGCTGGGTGGGTTCTTACCTCGTACCATGGTCTCCGCGCAGGCTTTGGGAATGTTAGTGGCAAGCGCCAACTCCACTAGGTTGACGTCACGATCCTCGACAAAGAAAAGTTCTCCTTCTTTCACTGAACGGAAAGGCAGAGCGTCCTGGGCTCCGTAGCCAGAAACAACCtggtgaacacaaacacacagtatttatAAAATTAACTTTAAGGCAAAGACACCGACAGCACAGACACAAATCAGATTTTAGGAAACATCACGGTGATTTTTAGAGCTTCAGACTCTGACCTCCACGTTGCTCCAGTGCAGGGCTCTGTTGAAGTCCTCCACTGTCAGCTTCCTCCTCTTGGCATGTCTCATGAACTGTGAACTGCTCTGTgtgacacaaagacaacagGCCGTCAACTATGTAGTAGGTCAACATTATAGACCACGTAGAGCAACTAAAGCTGGAGTAAAGAATTATGGAGCTAAGGCTTCTTTCCAACTTCTTTTCAGGATTTGTTTAATCCCTATCTTCATTTTCTGCACCAGAAAGTCTCCTTGGCAATAATCCTGGTTCTAGTTTTACACTCAGTGAAGCAGCACTGACCTGTGTCGCCTCCCTCAGGCGATAGCACACGTCCTCGGCGAGTAGAGCGGCCACATCGTCACCCAGCTCCACGCCTGAACTCTCTGCCATGAATTTAACAGACTCTCTGGAAATCTCGGCAAAGCGGCGCTCTTCACGGTCCGCCATGTTCACAGcgagcactcacacactggCGGTGGGTAATAAAAAATTACACTTGTTAACACTCACATTAATCCTCAAAAACCCAGGCATTTCACATTATCTTGGTCCAGAAAAACACACTTGTATATTTGACACCTATACCAATCGGAGAATGATACTCCATATCAGAATTGTTTAAATAATGACTAAAATGGAATGTATTGAACATCAGAAAAAGATGGAGAAAAATTGGAAGTCCAGTGATTAGATCCTTCTGGACAGAGACTCATAAAGCAGTAAAAAGCATGTTTGACTCTGAGTTGCCTCTTCCGTTTCTCACCTTATTCTCTGGACATTTGATGATCTGTTGAATACAGGTTTGGTATTTTGATATTTGcttgtaaaaaaacatttatatttaattatatgtATGTTATGGAGGGGATTACATTTTCTCCCCACCACAAGAAAACAGTATTTATCAAGCTATGGACAAATATGTAAAGCCTCTGTGGGCAGGTTTTGTAGAGGCGTCAAACAAATGATGTCATGCCTTGTCCTACTgctattttattgatttcaaaTAATACGTGATGATCGGCAGACACTCAAATTTATGATATCGGTATCGCGTtactctttttatttaaataagtaGTATCAACCATTCCTACACCATTTAACTGCTGTTCTGAAGTTTCAGCAAAGATATCATCAAAACCGAATCGTATAAGTTAATCACCTCCATGCCGAATTCACCCCAACACTCAATGTGTTCACTGAACACATCAACTTCTAGTGTGCACATAATATTTTAGCGATAGAAAACCGATAAATCTTCAATTACAACATTTTCCCATAGACATCTGGGGATGTGGGGTCACCTCCTCGCATGCCAACTAAATTACATATGGGCTCTTACTGTGAGtgaaatacacatttaacacataatTAATCATAATTAACTTAACTGTTCGGTGTAGTGTGTGAGTATATAGAGTCATTGTTTATATTGAAGATAAAGTAGGAGCTAACTCGCTAGCTACAGCCTACAAACGAGAGTCAAAGCCAACACCGCTGTCTACAACCCTCAGAGATGACGCCAtttaatatattgtatattttcctATTTTccgttgtttttttaccttgtcAAAGTGAACGGCTGGCGGTTGAATCTCACTCAAGTCAAAGGGAAAGTTTCCATGAGCGTCGCTGCTCTCGACACCAGGTGCACCACAACAGTGTCAAGCTAGCAAACGAGACACCCGCTAAACAGGCAAGGCTAATTTAGCgcaatttttaaaaatgtgtatccATTACGAAAATAAGTCAGTAACGCGTATCTGCAGAACACTGAAACCGTGAttcaaaaaaagtgaaatttgaTTGATTAAACCCAGTCAAGAGCTGTGTGATCATCCTGCTACATCTCCCACTTTGTGTTATCACACCAGTTCGTCGGTAcattactgccacctgctgggcTGGAGTGTGAAGCACTACATTGGTATAGCAAAAATAGCAATAAAATCCTTTTCTAGTTCAGTGAAGCATTTACAATGTGCGTTTTTATGAAGCTTCTAAAAACTCAGGTAAAGTGTAATTATGTAgtgtattttattaaaaaaaacaaaactaaaaccaTTACACATTTATAGTAACTTAACCAGTTTTGGAAAGATACAGCTGATTTAACTGGACTGATTTCTCCTCAAGTACACAAATTATAGCAAATGGTAAAGCTATTAATACTAATCATCTCAAATACCAACTACAAATGAAATAATCAGGATTAGTTCCCTTTATAATCCATagctgacccccccccccccatgtttgAAAGTGCTTTCCTGCCTcatttaagtttatttatattacagGTTATATGATCAAGCCACAGCTATATTTCATGCAGACCATTTTAATTTCCCTCTGAAGTTTGTCGATAGTCCAACTCCAGTATGAAATTTGGTAACAGGAATGACCAAGTACTACAGAAggatattaaataaaatgttaacgTTCCAATTAAAGTACTGTAATTGAGGAAAAGGCAAAAACGGAACAAagcaaaattagattaaaatagttttattcACACAGCTGAGGTCAGACATTTGATTTAATAGGTTCATTTATAAAGTATGTACaatagttaaaaaaatattactcATAGTTGAACCTGTTGACCAGGAGGTCCAGAACTATTCCATACAACAGAACAGTTCAAGACCTGCTTGACCTGATAAACATACACTCCAGTCGACTGAAATTTTAAAAATTGCGgaggggttaaaaaaaattcaagtaAGAAAAATTTAAAGTGTGGTGTTCAGTGCTTGACGTTCCATCTATAACATTCTCCAGTTAGACGGCCCTGTTGTCCCAGATCTCCTGGGCCTTGCTGgtctccagctgctgcaggtgaagagccagaggcagcagcaggtcaCTCAGGTGCTGGCTGGAGAAGGTGAAGGCGTTGTGGGCGGTAGCTTCTGCGGGCGGTGTGGTGAGGGGAGGCGTtgatggtggagaggaggaggttgaAGAGGTAGAGCCGAAAATGGATAAAGGAGAAGGTAAACCTGAACTGCCCAGAGATTGCGGAGTGTAAAGGGAGCCTCCTAGACTATGGTCTGAGGTCTTCATCTTGTTGGGGAGGCCATGCTGGAAGCGGCAGCGTGTGCCGTACAGGCAGAAGCCGAAGGCACTGAAGGTGCGGCACAGAGCTCCACGAGGCTTCCACTCCTTGGTGTGTGGTTGGAGTTGAGGGGTTACAGGTGTGGCGGTCTTCTCAACAACGTTAGGAGACTCTGCTCCGCTGCTGCCGTCATCATCACCTTCGCTACCTTCAATGTGCAGGAAGTTGCAGCGAGTGCCAAAGGGACAAACACCAAAAGAGCGGAAGGTGCGGCAGGGAACGTTCCTGCGGCGGCGGATGGTGGGCCTCTGCTCGGTGGCGTTGTGCACAAACAGACAGCGGCTGCCATAGTAGCAGTAGCCGGTAGTGTGGTAGCTGCGACACAGCTCGGTCTTGTACTTGGGGTGGCGGAAGGGAACGTGGAGCTCTTGAAGGCCGTGGGCAAACTGGCAGCGCTCGGCATACTTGCAGAAGCCGGTAGACGAATAGCTGGTGCAGAGCTCGGTCTTGTAGCGGGTGGAGCAGACCCAGGGGATGAGGGGAGGCGAGGAGCACTCTACCAGGGGAAGCAGGGCCTTGGCTAGGGAGAGGCCTGCTCCGTCATTCTCTCCATCGAGTTCCTCGCTGGACAGCAGGTTGTCCACCAGCTCCTCGTCATGGCAGGAAGGCAGGAACAGGTCATCACTGCTGGTCTGGAAGAAGAGTTTATGTTTCAGTTTGAGCGGAGTGCAATAAAACCCTAAAAAGATGGATGTTCTCAGACTTCTCTCCATGCTAAGCTCAATGGGTGTTCCTCTATATACAGTCAAATTCAAGGTACAAGTAATTTGTATCATTTATAAAAAGGTTCCATGGTCCATATTTGGGCTGTAGAAGTGAAGGTCCCTTTTTATATTccacaatgaaaataaatggaatatcagctttattgacaaaaaacattttggggATGAAATCCCAACAGTTAATGAAATACTGATAGATAATTAGATTATGCATGTCAGGTATAACCGAGTTTAACTTGGTTTCAGGTTTGAGACACTGGAAGCTACTAACTCTGGGAGAACGTTGGAAAGACAGTCAGGTGTTTGACCTTCCACAGTCAATAACTCCCAATTAAAAATGTAGTTAAACAACCAAAGACACCTCACACGCACCAAAAGAAACTCTCTATCCATTTGTAATATTTAGGTTCATCAAAATTTAAAGTGAAGGGGGGAAACGAGGCAAAAAAATTACTGAAAACAATTTTCAATTTTGGGCCACCTCAAGTCCCTTTCCACCAGGAACCCAATGATGCCTCAAACGGACTATTACTAAACCGTTTCTAGATGACTCACCTCAAACATGGCTGCAAACTGATAAGGAGTAGATGATGAAAAGTGGCTGGCGGTGGTTCCGGACGTGAAAACAGGCTTCAAGACCGGTCCAAAGCACAGAGAGGAGTCGCTCACGTTCAG
This Solea solea chromosome 3, fSolSol10.1, whole genome shotgun sequence DNA region includes the following protein-coding sequences:
- the cth1 gene encoding cysteine three histidine 1; amino-acid sequence: MFETSSDDLFLPSCHDEELVDNLLSSEELDGENDGAGLSLAKALLPLVECSSPPLIPWVCSTRYKTELCTSYSSTGFCKYAERCQFAHGLQELHVPFRHPKYKTELCRSYHTTGYCYYGSRCLFVHNATEQRPTIRRRRNVPCRTFRSFGVCPFGTRCNFLHIEGSEGDDDGSSGAESPNVVEKTATPVTPQLQPHTKEWKPRGALCRTFSAFGFCLYGTRCRFQHGLPNKMKTSDHSLGGSLYTPQSLGSSGLPSPLSIFGSTSSTSSSPPSTPPLTTPPAEATAHNAFTFSSQHLSDLLLPLALHLQQLETSKAQEIWDNRAV